One window from the genome of Streptococcus parasanguinis encodes:
- a CDS encoding glycerate kinase: MHILLAPDSFKESLSAKQVAEALKKGFQEALPDATFDLLPIGDGGEGTMETLAGVLDVTEYQTQVTGPFGQPVLMSYYQKDEMVFFEMASLVGLGSIPAEKRNPLELETRGIGELILQLVDQGVKTICVGIGGSATNDGGIGMAAGLGVAFYDDQGHLLRPVGASLGRVARIDTSAIPKALKDIELQVLTDVTNPLCGSQGATYIFGGQKGLNPLLFPAVDQAMQDFYQLANARILSMAGAGAGGGMAAGLVAFAGGQISSGIEKSLDLIDFDRKVQKADLVVVGEGRMDLQSLSGKAPVGVAKRTPEKIPVLAICGGLAEDLPAFPSHHIEAAFSIVPGPCEVADALTHAEKNLISCARNIGNLLKMKAN, from the coding sequence GTGCATATCCTACTAGCCCCGGATTCATTTAAAGAATCCTTATCTGCCAAACAAGTAGCAGAAGCCTTGAAAAAAGGATTTCAAGAGGCTCTACCAGATGCAACTTTTGACCTCCTTCCTATTGGGGATGGTGGCGAAGGCACCATGGAAACTCTAGCTGGTGTTCTGGATGTAACGGAGTACCAAACTCAAGTAACCGGACCATTTGGACAGCCTGTTTTAATGTCTTACTACCAAAAAGATGAGATGGTTTTTTTTGAGATGGCTTCACTTGTCGGTTTAGGCTCCATTCCAGCTGAAAAACGAAATCCTCTTGAACTGGAAACACGAGGAATTGGTGAACTTATTTTGCAATTGGTTGACCAAGGGGTTAAAACGATCTGTGTGGGAATTGGCGGTTCTGCAACGAATGATGGTGGGATTGGGATGGCAGCAGGACTTGGGGTAGCCTTCTATGATGACCAAGGTCATCTGCTTCGTCCTGTTGGGGCTTCGCTCGGTCGTGTGGCTAGAATAGATACCAGTGCGATTCCAAAAGCTTTAAAAGACATCGAGCTCCAAGTCTTAACGGATGTAACCAATCCTCTCTGTGGCAGTCAAGGAGCGACCTATATCTTTGGTGGGCAAAAGGGATTGAATCCCCTTCTATTTCCAGCTGTTGATCAGGCTATGCAGGATTTTTACCAGCTAGCAAATGCACGAATATTGTCCATGGCTGGCGCCGGAGCTGGAGGTGGCATGGCTGCTGGCTTGGTCGCTTTTGCGGGAGGTCAGATTTCCTCAGGAATTGAGAAAAGTTTGGATCTAATCGACTTCGATCGTAAGGTTCAAAAAGCGGATCTGGTCGTCGTAGGAGAAGGTAGGATGGACCTCCAATCTTTGTCTGGAAAAGCTCCTGTCGGGGTAGCCAAACGAACACCAGAGAAGATCCCAGTGCTTGCTATTTGTGGCGGCTTAGCAGAGGATTTGCCAGCTTTCCCAAGTCATCATATTGAGGCTGCCTTCTCTATTGTACCAGGTCCTTGTGAGGTGGCAGATGCACTTACTCATGCTGAAAAAAATCTGATTTCCTGTGCTCGAAATATTGGTAACCTCTTAAAAATGAAAGCAAACTAA
- a CDS encoding DUF1694 domain-containing protein, protein MTDINKTILEKAAGPTRLNPDEQRRFLETYEERVIASCTLEEARDNLYLEHYSSILTNISERFEPVLVKISPALDESSQLQYLKKTKDLGLVASIVSDDCSHSPFGLIIHTDHPSGISPTDISLQYPNLFEKKEESTAPEKKSFWKRLFG, encoded by the coding sequence ATGACAGATATTAATAAAACGATTTTAGAAAAAGCTGCTGGTCCTACTCGGCTCAATCCTGATGAACAGCGTCGATTTTTGGAGACATATGAGGAGCGTGTGATTGCATCATGTACCTTGGAGGAGGCAAGGGACAATCTCTATTTGGAGCACTATTCTTCAATTCTTACGAACATTTCAGAACGCTTTGAACCTGTATTGGTCAAGATTTCGCCTGCCTTAGATGAAAGTAGCCAACTTCAATATTTGAAAAAAACAAAGGATCTTGGTCTTGTGGCAAGCATTGTTTCAGATGACTGTAGCCACTCTCCCTTTGGTCTCATCATCCATACGGATCATCCATCTGGAATTTCTCCAACCGATATCAGCCTCCAGTATCCAAATTTGTTTGAAAAGAAAGAAGAGAGCACAGCACCTGAAAAAAAATCATTTTGGAAACGCCTCTTTGGCTAA
- a CDS encoding lactonase family protein, with the protein MSQTIYFGTYTKKESKGIYKAQFDPETGTLSHLELVAAEPNPTYIAFSEKGNLYSVGAEEGKGGIASFTADFQPLNHVVEEGAPLCYVSVDDKRQLVYGANYHKGQVLVYKIEADGRLSFVDQDTHQGSGPHANQASPHTHYADLTPDQYLITCDLGTDSLHVYDVSEEGKLTLINQYQTAPGAGPRHLVFHPHYKTAYLINELNATIDVLFYDGMGEFEHFQTVSTLPSDYDGQKWASAIKLSADGKFLYASNRAHNSIAVFKVVADGSLELIEIVPTQGLNPRDFTLSPDQNYLIAAHQDSPNATVFKRDSASGKLTLLSDDFYVPEAVCTVFH; encoded by the coding sequence ATGTCTCAAACCATTTATTTCGGTACCTATACCAAAAAAGAATCCAAAGGAATTTACAAGGCACAATTTGACCCTGAAACAGGGACATTGAGCCATCTTGAACTAGTGGCAGCTGAGCCCAATCCAACCTATATCGCTTTTTCTGAAAAAGGCAACCTCTACAGTGTCGGAGCTGAAGAGGGTAAAGGAGGAATCGCAAGCTTTACAGCTGATTTTCAGCCACTCAATCACGTCGTTGAAGAGGGAGCACCACTCTGCTATGTCTCTGTCGATGACAAGCGTCAACTGGTCTATGGAGCCAACTATCACAAAGGCCAAGTTCTCGTATATAAGATAGAGGCAGATGGGCGTTTGTCCTTTGTCGATCAAGATACCCACCAAGGAAGTGGTCCTCATGCCAATCAAGCAAGTCCACATACCCACTATGCAGACCTTACACCAGATCAGTACCTGATCACGTGTGACCTAGGAACAGACAGTTTACATGTCTATGATGTCAGTGAGGAAGGAAAACTGACCCTGATCAATCAGTATCAAACAGCTCCAGGGGCAGGACCTCGTCACCTGGTCTTTCATCCTCACTATAAGACTGCTTATCTCATCAATGAGTTAAATGCTACGATCGATGTGCTCTTTTATGACGGTATGGGTGAATTCGAACACTTCCAAACTGTTTCTACACTTCCATCAGACTACGATGGTCAAAAATGGGCTTCTGCGATCAAGCTCTCAGCTGATGGAAAATTCCTCTATGCATCTAACCGTGCTCACAATTCCATCGCTGTCTTCAAAGTCGTGGCTGATGGTAGCCTAGAACTCATTGAAATTGTTCCAACTCAAGGGCTCAATCCACGTGATTTCACGCTTAGTCCTGATCAAAACTATTTGATCGCAGCCCATCAAGATTCACCTAATGCCACCGTCTTCAAGCGGGATTCTGCTAGCGGAAAATTGACCCTTCTATCCGACGACTTCTATGTTCCAGAGGCCGTTTGTACGGTTTTTCATTAA
- a CDS encoding AI-2E family transporter, which yields MDNKEKQFSLSWFFRWFLDNKAITVFLVTLLLGLNLLVLSKITFIFIPIFEFAGAVMLPVIISGLLYYLLNPIVDFLERKGLKRIFAISFVFFLIAVLLIWGLAVVIPSVQRQVVSFFHNLPTYLEKANATIDDFLDNRVSSDIKPQLDEITKELSANITSWASSISGRAVNWVSNLIGVASQVIVALIIMPFIVFYLLRDGKNLKGHIVRFLPTKIRKSAEQVLSDVNTQLSNYVRGQITVAIVVAIMFIIFFKIIGLRYAVTLGISAGILNLIPYLGSFLAMLPALVLGLVAGPEMFIKVLIVFAVEQTIEGRFVSPLVLGSQLNIHPITILFVLLTSGSMFGIWGVFLGIPVYASAKVVIGAIFEWYKVVSGLYEEHNEVEEETQSES from the coding sequence GTGGATAATAAAGAAAAACAGTTTAGTTTGTCCTGGTTTTTTAGATGGTTTTTAGACAACAAGGCCATTACCGTATTTTTAGTTACCTTGCTGTTGGGCTTGAATCTTTTGGTTTTGAGTAAAATCACATTTATTTTTATTCCTATTTTTGAGTTTGCAGGAGCCGTCATGCTGCCTGTTATTATCTCTGGTTTGCTCTATTACCTGCTCAACCCCATTGTTGACTTTCTTGAAAGAAAAGGACTCAAGCGGATTTTTGCGATTTCCTTCGTCTTTTTCTTGATTGCAGTGCTTTTAATTTGGGGTCTAGCTGTAGTGATTCCATCCGTCCAACGACAAGTGGTGAGTTTCTTTCATAACCTGCCAACTTATTTGGAAAAGGCCAATGCAACCATCGATGATTTTCTAGATAATCGCGTCTCCTCAGATATCAAACCCCAATTAGATGAGATCACTAAGGAATTGTCAGCAAACATTACTTCTTGGGCGAGTTCGATCTCTGGGCGGGCTGTCAATTGGGTCAGCAACTTGATCGGAGTGGCTTCGCAAGTCATTGTTGCCTTGATCATCATGCCTTTTATTGTCTTTTATCTTCTTCGAGATGGAAAAAATTTAAAGGGCCACATTGTTCGCTTCTTACCGACTAAGATTCGTAAATCGGCTGAACAGGTTCTCTCAGATGTCAACACCCAACTCTCCAACTACGTTCGAGGGCAAATTACGGTAGCTATTGTCGTCGCCATTATGTTCATCATCTTCTTTAAGATCATTGGCTTGCGCTATGCGGTGACACTAGGGATCTCTGCAGGGATCTTGAATTTGATTCCTTACTTGGGTAGTTTCTTAGCCATGTTACCTGCCTTAGTATTGGGCTTGGTAGCAGGACCAGAGATGTTTATCAAGGTCTTGATTGTATTTGCAGTGGAGCAAACCATTGAAGGACGTTTTGTATCACCTTTGGTTTTGGGAAGCCAGTTAAATATCCATCCGATTACCATTTTATTTGTGCTCTTGACATCAGGATCTATGTTTGGAATCTGGGGAGTTTTCCTTGGAATTCCAGTCTATGCATCTGCTAAGGTGGTGATCGGAGCTATCTTTGAATGGTATAAGGTCGTCAGTGGCTTGTATGAAGAACATAATGAAGTAGAAGAGGAAACACAGAGTGAGTCATAG
- the ezrA gene encoding septation ring formation regulator EzrA, whose amino-acid sequence MSSGLIVLIFIVALILIVGYVVAVILRKRNEALLAALEERKEKLYNLPVNDEVEAVKNMHLIGQSQIAFREWNQKWVDLSLNSFADIENNLFEAEGYNNSFRFMKAKQAIDNIESQIQLIDEDIKAIRKALSDLEEQEQKNSGRVVHALDMFEELQKEVTSDPDRYGSALPEIEKQIGNIQSEFSQFVTLNSSGDPVEAAEILDTAENHIVALKQIVERVPEIVTALQVKLPDQLEDLESGYRKLLESGYHFTETDIESRFQQLHASLKNNMANVSALELDNAIYENEQIQEEIDALYHIFTREIESQKVVKKLVKQLPGYLKHAKDNNSKLAAEVERLGKTFVLNESFSQQLKELEAELSSQENVVEDALKDSSETQKAYSIVEEELEAIQARLKEIEDEQIGLSDSLSKIEKDDANARQKVNIYANRLHAIKRYMDKRNLPGIPQEFLEIFFTASNNTEALMDELEGDKINIESTNRLLEILTNDMNELEEAAYRIVQNATLTEQLLQYSNRYRSFDDHVQAAFDESLYIFEREYDYAASFKVISDALEMVEAGVTDRFVTSYEKTREQIRF is encoded by the coding sequence ATGTCTAGTGGACTAATTGTTCTCATCTTTATTGTCGCCCTTATCTTGATTGTAGGATATGTGGTTGCAGTCATTTTGAGAAAACGAAATGAAGCCTTACTGGCAGCACTGGAAGAACGAAAAGAAAAGTTATACAACCTTCCGGTCAACGATGAAGTAGAGGCCGTAAAAAACATGCATTTGATTGGTCAAAGTCAAATTGCATTTCGTGAATGGAATCAAAAATGGGTAGATTTATCCTTAAATTCATTTGCTGATATTGAAAACAATCTGTTTGAAGCGGAAGGCTATAACAATTCTTTCCGTTTCATGAAGGCTAAACAAGCCATTGATAATATCGAAAGTCAGATCCAATTGATCGACGAAGATATCAAGGCGATTCGCAAAGCTCTTTCTGATCTGGAAGAGCAGGAACAAAAGAATAGCGGTCGTGTGGTTCATGCCTTGGATATGTTTGAGGAACTTCAAAAAGAAGTCACTTCAGACCCAGATCGTTATGGCAGTGCGCTTCCTGAAATTGAAAAACAAATTGGAAATATTCAATCTGAGTTTTCACAATTTGTAACCTTGAATTCTTCAGGTGACCCTGTTGAAGCGGCTGAAATCCTTGATACAGCTGAAAATCATATTGTAGCCTTAAAACAAATTGTTGAGCGAGTGCCAGAAATTGTCACTGCCCTTCAAGTAAAACTTCCTGATCAATTAGAGGATTTGGAAAGTGGCTACCGCAAGCTTTTGGAATCTGGATACCACTTCACTGAAACAGATATTGAATCTCGTTTCCAACAGTTGCATGCTTCCTTGAAGAACAATATGGCAAATGTATCTGCCCTTGAATTGGACAATGCCATTTACGAAAATGAACAAATTCAAGAAGAAATCGATGCTTTGTATCACATCTTTACTCGTGAAATTGAATCACAAAAAGTTGTGAAGAAGTTAGTGAAACAACTGCCTGGCTATTTAAAACATGCCAAAGATAACAATAGCAAGCTTGCGGCAGAAGTGGAACGTCTCGGTAAAACATTCGTCTTGAATGAAAGCTTCAGCCAACAGTTAAAAGAGTTGGAAGCTGAGCTATCTTCACAAGAAAATGTGGTAGAAGATGCCTTAAAAGATTCATCTGAAACACAAAAGGCCTATTCTATCGTAGAAGAAGAGTTAGAAGCTATTCAAGCTCGATTGAAAGAAATCGAAGATGAGCAAATTGGCTTAAGTGATTCCCTTTCAAAAATTGAAAAAGACGATGCCAATGCTCGCCAAAAAGTCAACATCTATGCCAATCGTTTGCATGCCATTAAACGCTATATGGACAAACGGAACTTGCCAGGAATTCCTCAAGAATTCTTAGAAATTTTCTTCACTGCAAGTAACAATACAGAAGCTTTGATGGATGAGTTGGAAGGGGATAAAATCAACATCGAATCAACCAATCGTTTGTTGGAAATCTTGACCAATGATATGAATGAATTGGAAGAAGCGGCGTATCGAATTGTTCAAAATGCGACATTGACAGAACAATTGTTGCAATACTCGAACCGTTACCGTTCATTTGACGATCATGTACAGGCAGCCTTTGATGAGTCCCTTTATATTTTCGAAAGAGAGTATGACTATGCGGCTTCCTTCAAAGTCATCTCAGATGCTTTGGAAATGGTAGAAGCAGGCGTAACCGATCGCTTTGTTACTTCCTATGAAAAAACCCGGGAGCAAATTCGCTTCTAA
- the budA gene encoding acetolactate decarboxylase, giving the protein MEPVKLFQYNTLGALMAGLYGGSFTIGELLEHGDLGVGTLDSIDGELIVLDGKAYQAKGSGDHPEIVEVSPDAKVPYAAVVPHQAEVIFRQRFEMTDEELEARIESYYDGENLFRSIKIHGDFAKMHVRMIPKSTPEMKFAEVATHQPEYTRENVTGTIVGFWTPEIFHGVSVAGYHLHFISDDHTFGGHVMDFVITEGIVEVGAIDQLDQRFPVQDRQYLFAKFNVDEVKEDINKAE; this is encoded by the coding sequence ATGGAACCAGTGAAACTTTTTCAATACAATACCTTAGGTGCCCTAATGGCGGGTCTGTACGGGGGTTCATTTACGATTGGAGAACTCTTGGAACACGGAGATCTCGGAGTTGGGACGCTTGATTCTATTGATGGAGAGTTGATCGTTTTAGATGGTAAGGCATATCAGGCCAAGGGATCAGGGGACCATCCTGAAATAGTCGAAGTTTCTCCGGATGCAAAGGTTCCTTATGCAGCAGTCGTCCCTCACCAAGCAGAAGTGATTTTCCGCCAACGTTTTGAAATGACAGACGAGGAATTGGAAGCCCGTATTGAGTCTTATTATGATGGGGAAAATCTTTTCCGCTCCATTAAGATTCATGGTGACTTTGCCAAGATGCATGTCCGTATGATTCCAAAATCAACACCTGAGATGAAGTTTGCAGAGGTTGCCACCCATCAGCCAGAGTATACACGAGAAAATGTTACTGGAACCATCGTCGGTTTTTGGACACCAGAAATTTTCCATGGCGTGAGCGTGGCTGGTTATCATTTGCACTTTATTTCAGATGACCACACCTTTGGTGGCCATGTCATGGATTTTGTCATCACAGAAGGGATTGTAGAGGTGGGGGCCATCGATCAGCTGGATCAACGTTTCCCAGTTCAAGACCGTCAGTACCTCTTTGCCAAATTCAATGTTGATGAGGTCAAAGAAGACATTAATAAAGCAGAATAA
- a CDS encoding tetratricopeptide repeat protein: MSHSQQMVEALDRQELEEAEVQFQQALLEDSEAQLLDLGQCLESIGFYPQAKEIYEQIAETYPEVYLSLATILAEEGQTEEAFAYLEEIAPDSNWYVASLLVKADLYQMEGLADVAREKLVEAAHLSDDPIIQLGLAEIDLELERYQEAIQEYAQLDNREILEATGISTYQRIGFAYANLGKFEAAVPFLEKALEIEFDDQIAYELATLLSDQEEFQKALIYYKQIDTLSPDFEGYEYGYALALQAENDREKALEIAKQGIQKNPFDAQLKLLASQLSYELHQPEQAEAYLLEAKEVADDLEEIALRLTTLYLEQERFDQVLAWQNEEVETVVTRWNIARALAALEKTEEAVSAYQELYEDLKDNPEFLEAYVYLLREAGDVTKAREVANQYLAIVPDDVQMQTLYDSL; encoded by the coding sequence GTGAGTCATAGTCAACAAATGGTAGAGGCTCTCGATCGGCAAGAGCTAGAAGAGGCAGAAGTTCAATTTCAACAGGCCTTGTTAGAAGATAGTGAAGCACAATTATTGGATTTAGGTCAATGTCTTGAAAGTATCGGTTTTTACCCTCAGGCAAAAGAGATCTATGAACAGATTGCAGAAACCTATCCAGAAGTGTATCTAAGTTTGGCAACCATCCTTGCAGAGGAAGGCCAAACAGAAGAGGCCTTTGCTTATTTAGAAGAAATTGCCCCAGACTCTAACTGGTATGTGGCCAGTCTCTTGGTTAAGGCGGATCTCTATCAGATGGAAGGCCTAGCAGATGTGGCGCGTGAAAAATTAGTTGAAGCTGCTCATTTGTCTGATGATCCCATCATTCAATTAGGGCTAGCTGAAATTGATCTGGAATTGGAACGCTACCAAGAGGCTATCCAAGAGTATGCCCAGTTAGACAATCGGGAGATTTTGGAAGCAACAGGAATTTCCACCTATCAACGAATTGGTTTTGCCTATGCCAATCTTGGTAAGTTTGAAGCAGCTGTTCCCTTCTTAGAGAAAGCTCTGGAGATTGAGTTTGATGACCAGATTGCTTACGAATTAGCGACCCTATTGTCTGACCAAGAAGAATTCCAAAAAGCCCTGATCTACTACAAACAAATTGATACCTTGTCGCCTGATTTTGAGGGCTATGAGTATGGTTATGCTTTGGCTTTACAGGCTGAAAATGACCGTGAAAAAGCGCTTGAGATTGCTAAACAAGGGATCCAGAAGAATCCATTTGATGCCCAATTGAAGCTCCTTGCTTCTCAGCTTTCTTATGAACTCCACCAACCTGAGCAAGCAGAAGCTTATCTATTAGAGGCTAAAGAAGTGGCAGATGATCTCGAAGAGATTGCTCTTCGCCTGACCACTCTTTATTTGGAACAGGAACGCTTTGACCAAGTCTTGGCTTGGCAAAATGAAGAAGTCGAAACAGTTGTCACTCGGTGGAACATTGCCCGTGCCTTGGCTGCCTTGGAGAAAACAGAAGAGGCCGTCTCAGCCTACCAAGAGCTCTATGAGGATTTAAAGGACAACCCAGAATTCCTCGAAGCCTATGTTTATTTGTTGCGTGAGGCTGGAGATGTGACGAAGGCGCGTGAAGTGGCTAACCAGTATTTGGCCATCGTACCAGACGATGTGCAGATGCAAACCCTCTATGATAGCCTCTAA
- the eno gene encoding surface-displayed alpha-enolase, whose product MSIITDVYAREVLDSRGNPTLEVEVYTESGAHGRGMVPSGASTGEHEAVELRDGDKSRYGGLGTQKAVDNVNNIIAETIIGYDVRDQQAIDRAMIALDGTPNKGKLGANAILGVSIAVARAAADYLEIPLYSYLGGFNTKVLPTPMMNIINGGSHSDAPIAFQEFMIVPAGAPTFKEALRWGAEIFHALKKILKGRGLETAVGDEGGFAPRFDGTEDGVETIIAAIEAAGYVPGKDVFIGFDCASSEFYDKERKVYDYTKFEGEGAAVRTAAEQIDYLEELVNKYPIITIEDGMDENDWDGWKALTERLGGKVQLVGDDFFVTNTDYLSRGIEEKCANSILIKVNQIGTLTETFDAIEMAKEAGYTAVVSHRSGETEDSTIADIAVATNAGQIKTGSLSRTDRIAKYNQLLRIEDQLGEVAEYRGLKSFYNLKK is encoded by the coding sequence ATGTCAATTATTACTGATGTTTACGCTCGCGAAGTCCTAGACTCACGCGGTAACCCAACACTTGAAGTAGAAGTTTATACTGAATCAGGTGCTCATGGACGTGGTATGGTTCCATCAGGAGCTTCTACTGGTGAACACGAAGCAGTTGAACTTCGTGACGGTGACAAATCTCGTTACGGTGGTCTTGGTACTCAAAAAGCTGTTGACAACGTAAACAACATCATTGCTGAAACTATCATCGGCTATGATGTACGTGATCAACAAGCTATCGACCGTGCTATGATCGCTCTTGACGGTACTCCTAACAAAGGTAAATTGGGAGCAAACGCTATCCTTGGTGTGTCTATCGCCGTTGCTCGTGCAGCTGCTGACTACCTTGAAATCCCACTTTACAGCTACCTTGGTGGATTCAACACTAAAGTTCTTCCAACTCCAATGATGAACATCATCAACGGTGGTTCTCACTCAGATGCTCCAATCGCTTTCCAAGAATTCATGATCGTACCTGCTGGTGCACCTACATTCAAAGAAGCTCTTCGTTGGGGTGCTGAAATCTTCCACGCTCTTAAGAAAATCCTTAAAGGTCGTGGTCTTGAAACAGCCGTAGGTGACGAAGGTGGATTTGCTCCTCGTTTCGACGGAACTGAAGATGGTGTAGAAACTATCATCGCTGCTATCGAAGCTGCTGGTTATGTTCCAGGTAAAGACGTATTTATCGGATTTGACTGTGCATCATCAGAATTCTACGATAAAGAACGCAAAGTTTACGATTACACTAAATTCGAAGGTGAAGGAGCTGCTGTCCGCACTGCTGCTGAACAAATCGACTACCTTGAAGAATTGGTAAACAAATACCCAATCATCACTATCGAAGATGGTATGGATGAAAACGACTGGGACGGTTGGAAAGCTCTTACTGAACGTCTTGGTGGTAAAGTTCAATTGGTTGGTGACGACTTCTTCGTAACAAACACTGACTACCTTTCACGTGGTATCGAAGAAAAATGTGCTAACTCTATCCTTATCAAAGTTAACCAAATCGGTACTCTTACTGAAACATTCGACGCTATCGAAATGGCGAAAGAAGCTGGTTACACTGCCGTTGTATCACACCGTTCAGGTGAAACTGAAGATTCAACAATCGCTGACATCGCAGTTGCAACAAACGCAGGACAAATCAAGACTGGTTCACTTTCACGTACAGACCGTATCGCTAAATACAACCAATTGCTTCGCATCGAAGATCAACTTGGTGAAGTAGCTGAATACCGTGGATTGAAATCATTCTACAACCTTAAGAAATAA
- the serB gene encoding phosphoserine phosphatase SerB has product MKKVTGLLVMDVDGTLIRQEGIDLLAQEAGVGEKVAEITAQAMNGELDFAASLEARVALLKGLETSIFPKILEQMEVTPGAESLITELHQRGYKLGLVSGGFHEVIDPIARSLGIDLVRANRLRTSDGRLTGEVLGEIVTPEMKKEALLTWAKENHVPRSQTIAMGDGANDLPMIETAGIGIAFMAKPLVAERAPYRIEKRDLSLVLEILDQHRKETACISY; this is encoded by the coding sequence ATGAAAAAAGTAACAGGTCTCCTCGTTATGGATGTGGATGGAACCTTGATAAGACAGGAAGGGATTGATCTACTAGCTCAAGAAGCTGGCGTGGGAGAAAAAGTGGCAGAGATTACAGCCCAAGCAATGAATGGGGAGCTGGATTTTGCAGCATCTTTAGAGGCGCGTGTTGCTTTATTGAAGGGATTAGAGACCTCTATCTTTCCGAAAATTTTGGAGCAGATGGAAGTCACACCGGGTGCTGAAAGCTTAATCACGGAACTGCATCAAAGAGGTTATAAGCTTGGTCTTGTTTCCGGGGGATTTCATGAAGTCATCGACCCCATCGCGAGGTCTTTAGGAATTGATCTAGTCCGAGCCAACCGTTTGCGGACTTCTGATGGCCGTTTGACAGGAGAAGTCCTCGGTGAGATTGTGACTCCTGAAATGAAAAAAGAGGCCCTCCTGACATGGGCGAAAGAAAATCATGTCCCACGAAGTCAGACGATTGCGATGGGAGATGGTGCCAATGATCTTCCGATGATTGAAACAGCCGGTATCGGGATTGCCTTTATGGCTAAGCCACTCGTCGCTGAGCGAGCCCCATATCGTATCGAGAAGAGGGATTTAAGCCTTGTTCTTGAAATTTTAGACCAGCATAGAAAGGAAACAGCGTGCATATCCTACTAG